In Dyadobacter subterraneus, a single genomic region encodes these proteins:
- a CDS encoding epoxide hydrolase family protein, with product MKTEFKIDIAGQVLEDLKTRLAETRWPDEIEESGWNYGTNLAYTKELCQYWQNNFEWRKQEDYLNSFTHYQSEIDNFRLHYIYEKGKGSHNIPLLLTHGYPDSFVRFLKIIPLLTQADENGFAFDVVIPSIPGYGFSEKPSKKGMDPAKIATLFARLMTEELGYQQFTAHGGDWGSTITEQLITHFPKQITAIHLTDVPYKHIFNIPTDELSEEEKKYMEEGKKWQMQEGAYAMIQGTKPQTLAYGINDSPAGLAAWIIEKFRTWSDCDGAIESRFSKDELLTNITIYWVTETANSAFRIYYESFHMQDSGNTKKPQTPVGLTTFPKDIVPTPKQFAERIFNLKYFSNMPEGGHFAAMETPELLASEIRKFFIIESNNT from the coding sequence ATGAAAACGGAATTCAAAATTGATATTGCCGGACAGGTTTTAGAGGATCTGAAAACCAGACTGGCTGAAACGAGATGGCCGGACGAAATAGAAGAAAGCGGCTGGAATTACGGAACAAATCTGGCTTATACGAAAGAATTATGTCAATATTGGCAGAATAATTTCGAATGGCGCAAACAGGAAGATTATCTAAATTCCTTCACTCATTACCAGTCTGAAATTGACAATTTCAGACTGCATTATATTTATGAAAAAGGAAAAGGATCGCACAATATACCGCTTTTGCTCACACATGGTTATCCTGATTCTTTCGTCAGATTTTTGAAAATTATTCCTTTACTAACACAGGCTGATGAAAATGGTTTTGCTTTTGACGTCGTTATTCCTTCTATTCCAGGCTACGGGTTTTCTGAAAAACCTTCAAAAAAAGGAATGGATCCAGCCAAAATAGCGACACTTTTTGCACGTTTGATGACAGAAGAGTTAGGTTATCAGCAATTTACCGCCCATGGCGGCGACTGGGGAAGTACCATCACAGAACAGTTAATTACTCATTTTCCAAAACAAATTACCGCTATTCATTTGACGGACGTCCCGTATAAACACATTTTCAACATTCCCACGGACGAACTTTCGGAAGAAGAAAAAAAGTACATGGAGGAAGGAAAAAAATGGCAAATGCAGGAAGGCGCCTACGCCATGATCCAGGGAACAAAACCTCAAACGCTGGCTTATGGTATCAATGATTCCCCGGCTGGTTTGGCGGCCTGGATCATAGAAAAATTTCGAACTTGGAGTGATTGTGACGGAGCTATTGAAAGCAGATTTTCGAAGGATGAATTACTAACCAACATTACAATTTACTGGGTAACGGAAACTGCAAATTCTGCATTCAGGATTTACTATGAAAGCTTTCATATGCAGGACTCAGGAAATACCAAAAAGCCTCAAACCCCGGTTGGACTAACTACTTTTCCAAAAGATATAGTTCCTACTCCAAAACAGTTTGCGGAGAGAATTTTCAACCTGAAATACTTCTCAAACATGCCGGAAGGCGGACATTTTGCAGCCATGGAAACGCCCGAACTTCTGGCCAGTGAGATTCGTAAATTTTTCATAATTGAAAGTAATAATACTTAG
- a CDS encoding alpha/beta fold hydrolase has translation MKSASHSAKGIASGKKFSSFYLTFSILFFLTFLILENDTKAATTDPENNPADTKPADPPANFKHQTALVNGVKIHYVIGGKGEPLLLVHGFGQNWFMWNRLLPELSKHFTVIAPDLRGVGESDKPDTGYDKKTMATDLHELMKKLGYNNINLVGHDIGLMVAYAYAAQFPSEVKKIALLDALLPGIEPVWSQVSASAWWFGFFGWPASGSIVKGKEREFLTNFWPMVGHVKDPFTKQETDEFIRAYAVSGGTAGSFHWFGAFKQDAIDNVEFAKKKLPMPLLAMGGEYFAAAFLKEHSLLVATNVSEVHIKGSGHWVVQEGTDQVQKGLLDFFMAK, from the coding sequence ATGAAATCAGCCAGCCATTCCGCGAAAGGCATTGCCTCAGGCAAAAAATTCTCCTCTTTTTATCTCACATTTTCGATCCTGTTTTTCCTTACTTTTTTGATTTTGGAAAATGATACTAAGGCAGCCACCACCGATCCGGAAAATAATCCTGCTGATACCAAACCAGCAGATCCGCCGGCTAATTTCAAACATCAGACAGCCCTTGTCAATGGTGTGAAAATCCACTACGTTATTGGCGGGAAAGGCGAGCCTTTGCTATTAGTACATGGTTTTGGACAAAACTGGTTTATGTGGAACAGGCTCTTACCTGAACTTTCCAAACATTTTACCGTCATCGCGCCGGACTTACGTGGTGTGGGAGAATCGGACAAGCCGGATACCGGTTATGACAAAAAAACAATGGCGACCGATCTTCATGAACTGATGAAAAAACTTGGCTACAACAATATCAACCTTGTTGGTCACGACATTGGTTTGATGGTTGCCTATGCTTATGCGGCCCAGTTTCCATCGGAAGTGAAAAAAATTGCTTTGCTCGATGCGTTGCTACCCGGCATTGAACCGGTTTGGAGTCAGGTTTCGGCAAGTGCCTGGTGGTTTGGATTTTTTGGCTGGCCGGCTTCGGGAAGTATTGTTAAAGGTAAGGAAAGAGAATTCCTGACCAACTTCTGGCCGATGGTTGGACATGTTAAAGATCCTTTTACAAAACAGGAAACGGATGAATTTATTCGCGCCTATGCGGTTTCCGGGGGCACCGCAGGAAGTTTCCACTGGTTTGGCGCTTTCAAACAGGACGCTATCGACAATGTTGAATTTGCCAAAAAGAAACTGCCGATGCCATTGCTCGCCATGGGTGGGGAATATTTCGCCGCAGCATTTTTAAAAGAACATTCTCTATTGGTGGCAACAAATGTGAGCGAAGTTCATATCAAAGGTTCCGGTCATTGGGTGGTACAGGAGGGGACAGACCAGGTTCAGAAAGGTTTGCTTGATTTTTTTATGGCTAAATAA
- a CDS encoding alpha/beta hydrolase → MKVLPSKTILFVTGAFVSNACWDEWKTYFETKGYQTLAPAWPNKNASAEELRNRQPDALIASMRLSELIEYYAGIASGLPEKPILIGHSIGGLISQILLQRDLAAAAVAIHSVPPQGILTFKLSFLIAGWGPLGFFTPVNKSFLMSFRQWRYAFTNGLSMDTQKEGYYKLAIPESKMIVRDTITKVAKIDFEKPHAPLLLISGTADHTIPASLNYSNFIKYKSSGSVTDYKKFEGRTHFVLGQEGWQEVADYALKWLQKQN, encoded by the coding sequence ATGAAAGTCCTTCCTTCTAAAACGATTCTATTCGTAACCGGAGCCTTTGTAAGCAATGCCTGTTGGGATGAGTGGAAAACTTATTTTGAAACCAAAGGATACCAGACCCTTGCTCCCGCCTGGCCCAATAAAAACGCTTCGGCAGAAGAACTTCGAAATCGCCAGCCCGACGCCTTGATCGCCTCTATGCGCTTGTCTGAACTTATTGAATACTACGCGGGAATTGCTTCCGGCTTGCCTGAAAAGCCCATTTTGATAGGCCATTCCATTGGCGGACTTATCAGCCAAATATTGTTGCAGCGTGATTTAGCCGCCGCCGCCGTTGCCATTCATTCGGTACCTCCGCAAGGTATTCTAACATTTAAATTATCATTTCTAATTGCCGGCTGGGGACCGCTGGGCTTTTTCACACCTGTCAATAAAAGTTTCCTGATGTCTTTCCGCCAATGGAGATACGCCTTTACAAATGGTTTGTCGATGGATACCCAGAAAGAAGGATACTACAAACTGGCGATTCCCGAATCAAAAATGATCGTTCGCGATACCATTACCAAAGTTGCCAAAATTGATTTTGAAAAACCGCATGCCCCCTTACTACTCATCTCCGGAACCGCCGACCATACCATACCGGCGTCACTCAATTATTCCAATTTTATAAAGTACAAAAGCAGCGGATCTGTAACAGATTACAAAAAATTTGAGGGCCGGACACATTTTGTACTGGGTCAGGAAGGTTGGCAGGAAGTAGCAGATTATGCACTTAAATGGTTGCAAAAACAAAACTGA